One segment of Carya illinoinensis cultivar Pawnee chromosome 1, C.illinoinensisPawnee_v1, whole genome shotgun sequence DNA contains the following:
- the LOC122279753 gene encoding drimenol monooxygenase-like has product MVGMETADSVLNALAKCKKGAGVLIWTKFESEGKEVKCPPGPNTFPIIGKLLELGDKPHMPLTKLSKIHGPMMSLKLGRITTVVISLASFAKEVLHTMMEAAAKPNLADYFPILRKIDPQGLRSCMMTYFGEIMLLFNHMIADQLQLRKKPRYVTSNDMLDALLDISEDNSEEIDTSRILHLSLDLFVAGTDTTATTWKFQWLSYFKTLLKAREEPENIIGKGNAIQESDISQLPYLQAIVKETFRLHPTAPFLIPCKAPDLDTNIASFTVPKGAQVLVNAWAIGQDPSTWDNPISFVPKRFFGTHIDLRGQNFELIPLGAG; this is encoded by the exons AGGGAAAAGAAGTGAAGTGTCCACCAGGACCAAACACTTTTCCAATCATTGGGAAGCTCCTTGAACTGGGTGACAAACCCCACATGCCTCTCACCAAGCTTTCCAAGATTCATGGTCCCATGATGTCTTTAAAACTGGGCCGCATAACCACCGTGGTGATTTCTTTAGCATCCTTTGCCAAAGAAGTTCTCCATACA ATGATGGAAGCAGCTGCAAAACCCAACTTGGCGGATTACTTCCCTATACTACGGAAGATTGACCCTCAAGGACTAAGGAGTTGTATGATGACTTATTTTGGGGAGATAATGCTACTCTTTAACCATATGATTGCTGACCAGTTGCAACTGAGGAAAAAGCCTAGATATGTTACTTCCAATGATATGTTAGATGCTCTTCTCGATATCAGTGAAGACAACAGCGAGGAAATTGATACATCTCGTATTTTGCATCTGTCACTG gACTTGTTTGTAGCGGGTACTGATACGACTGCAACCACTTGGAAATTTCAGTGGCTGAGCTACTTCAAAACCCTATTGAAAGCTCGAGAGGAGCCAGAGAACATCATTGGCAAAGGCAACGCTATCCAAGAATCAGACATATCTCAGCTACCATATTTACAAGCTATTGTTAAAGAGACATTTCGGTTACACCCCACAGCACCCTTTTTAATCCCATGCAAAGCACCTGACTTAGACACTAACATAGCCAGTTTCACAGTCCCTAAAGGTGCACAAGTATTAGTGAATGCATGGGCTATTGGCCAAGACCCAAGCACTTGGGATAACCCAATCTCCTTTGTGCCAAAGAGGTTCTTTGGGACACATATCGATCTTAGAGGACAGAATTTTGAGCTAATTCCACTTGGTGCTGGGTGA
- the LOC122314556 gene encoding uncharacterized protein LOC122314556, whose translation MVKKNMLSGTIVPEVLRNDNYASWSACIKNYLLAQDLWDIFETTTKPPEPEDGVMEFKAWRKKNAAALHAIQISCGVEILSQINHISSAKTVWDTLPKLMTQLPSKGVNPVAKLGNSSYIPSSNIQEDRSTIAPDQKVEPGSSSNDPGRQNIIDTWNADYYMGYMPLHNALKSGDWNSAKEFFKLQPNSKSAKITTLGKTALHVSVEAGHVHIVEALVDLMSEHDLEVQDNFGDTALMETTYSGQYKMAKCMLRKNKKLVSMGKALQNGGQLLPVVMAIANGYIKMARYLYSLTPLEDLFPEKGWNGSTLCTQAIYTRALDIALDLIRRCPRLVLAPDRENFSPLYALASMKYAFPSGHRLVFWKRWISSCIHIQSANGTSTNDVRLRIQEHEEPQSNAVKTNRSLVRALLRRPFSKLIKLLDIEHLYEMKLVHEQSRQLLHHMCKEILISNQEGRSKGNVYQAIFRSIKEGSFEFVHDVVKANPDLLWTFDSNSRNIFSYAVLCRQAKIFSLIYGLDVKSNMVYERDNSGNNILHMAGMAPVSIMLDRIPGAALQMQRELQWFKEVESIVLPKVKEVVNNKGMTPRELFTENHKDLMEKGEKWMKDTTTSCTVVAALILTIMFAAAFTVPGGNNQDGLPIFFNKKLFKLFLISDSLSLFSSASSVLMFLGILTSRYAEEDFFKSLPTKMIIGLSTLFFSIATMMIAFSAGLLLMLHEESWMVVPVISLASVPVTLFVLMQFPLLVDMYISTYGPGIFDRKMKRWL comes from the exons ATGGTGAAGAAAAATATGCTCTCAGGCACAATTGTTCCTGAAGTTCTTAGAAATGACAATTACGCGAGTTGGAGTGCTTGCATTAAAAACTATCTCTTGGCTCAAGATCTTTGGGATATTTTCGAAACAACCACAAAACCTCCAGAACCAGAAGATGGTGTAATGGAATTCAAAGcttggaggaagaagaatgCTGCAGCTTTGCATGCAATTCAAATTTCATGTGGGGTGGAAATACTATCTCAGATCAATCATATCAGTTCCGCCAAAACTGTTTGGGATACGTTGCCCAAATTAATGACCCAACTACCATCGAAAGGAGTTAACCCAGTGGCTAAGCTGGGAAACTCATCATATATCCCATCTAGTAATATTCAAGAGGATCGATCAACGATTGCACCTGATCAAAAGGTTGAACCAGGAAGCTCCTCAAATGATCCAg GGAGGCAAAACATAATTGATACTTGGAACGCGGACTACTATATGGGGTATATGCCACTACATAATGCTTTGAAAAGTGGTGATTGGAACTCTGCAAAAGAATTCTTTAAGCTCCAACCAAATTCAAAGAGCGCAAAAATTACTACTTTGGGCAAGACCGCTCTTCACGTGTCTGTTGAGGCGGGACATGTCCATATAGTGGAAGCGCTCGTGGATCTAATGTCGGAACATGACTTGGAAGTACAAGACAATTTCGGTGACACAGCTCTAATGGAGACAACATATAGTGGACAGTACAAGATGGCGAAGTGCATGCTTAGAAAGAACAAAAAGTTGGTCAGCATGGGAAAAGCTCTTCAAAATGGGGGCCAACTTCTTCCAGTTGTTATGGCTATTGCAAATGGATATATAAAAATGGCTCGCTATCTTTATTCTCTTACTCCCCTAGAGGATCTATTTCCAGAAAAGGGCTGGAACGGTTCAACACTTTGTACCCAAGCTATATATACCAGAGCCTTGG ATATTGCTTTGGATCTAATCCGGCGCTGTCCACGTTTGGTTCTTGCTCCGGACAGAGAAAACTTTAGCCCTCTATACGCATTGGCTTCTATGAAGTACGCATTCCCAAGTGGACATCGTCTCGTGTTTTGGAAACGATGGATCTCCTCTT GTATACACATTCAATCGGCAAATGGTACAAGTACCAATGACGTTCGGTTGAGAATTCAAGAACACGAGGAACCCCAAAGCAATGCAGTAAAGACTAACAGATCATTGG TTCGAGCCCTGTTGCGCCGACCATTTTCAAAACTCATTAAACTCTTGG ATATCGAGCATTTATATGAAATGAAGTTGGTCCATGAGCAATCCCGTCAACTTCTGCATCATATGTGCAAAGAAATCTTAATTTCAAATCAGGAAGGAAGGTCTAAGGGTAACGTTTATCAAGCCATTTTCCGTTCAATCAAGGAAGGGTCTTTTGAGTTTGTTCACGATGTAGTGAAAGCGAATCCGGATCTTCTGTGGACCTTCGATAGCAATTCAAGAAATATATTCTCGTATGCTGTCCTATGCCGCCAAGCTAAAATCTTTAGTCTTATATATGGACTGGATGTGAAGAGCAACATGGTATATGAAAGAGATAACTCTGGCAACAATATATTACATATGGCAGGGATGGCACCAGTTTCCATTATGCTTGATCGCATACCAGGTGCAGCTTTacaaatgcaaagagaattacAATGGTTTAAG GAGGTCGAGAGTATTGTCCTTCCAAAGGTCAAGGAAGTTGTAAACAATAAAGGTATGACTCCACGAGAGTTGTTTACAGAAAACCACAAGGACTTGATGGAAAAGGGTGAGAAATGGATGAAGGATACAACAACTTCTTGCACAGTGGTAGCCGCTCTGATTCTTACTATCATGTTTGCTGCAGCCTTTACCGTTCCAGGAGGCAACAATCAAGACGGCTTGCCAATATTCTTCAACAAAAAATTGTTTAAGCTCTTTCTAATATCTGATTCTTTATCACTATTTTCCTCTGCATCTTCTGTATTAATGTTCTTGGGAATCCTCACATCACGTTATGCAGAAGAAGACTTCTTTAAATCCTTGCCCACAAAGATGATAATAGGCCTTTCAACTCTTTTCTTCTCCATTGCAACCATGATGATAGCTTTTTCTGCAGGTCTTTTACTTATGCTACATGAAGAATCATGGATGGTTGTTCCTGTCATATCTTTGGCTAGTGTTCCTGTCACCCTCTTCGTGTTGATGCAATTCCCCCTTCTTGTAGACATGTATATTTCAACTTATGGACCCGGCATCTTTGATAGGAAAATGAAACGGTGGTTGTAA